The following proteins are encoded in a genomic region of Anguilla anguilla isolate fAngAng1 chromosome 15, fAngAng1.pri, whole genome shotgun sequence:
- the tlr7 gene encoding toll-like receptor 7 isoform X3: protein MTGSGPPSKVLVALVLWCVSSCDEAVWYPKSLPCDVTANRSTVVVDCTERGLKKIPPGIPGNATNITLTINHIPEIKTGSFQGLYGLVEIDLRCNCVPIKIGPKDRVCSKSVTIEDRSFWHLRNLKSLYLDGNQLSSIPRGLPPSLTLLSLEVNNIHTILRENLSELTNIEVLYFGQNCYYRNPCNVSYYIEEGAFSRLRNLTVLSLKSNNMSHVPHDLPASLKELYLYNNNIRSIAAEDFRNLTELEILDLSGNCPRCYNAPFPCTPCPGNGELFVDAAAFKNLTKLKTLRLHSNSLTTVKSEWFQAKEGLQVLDLSSNFLARHITNTTFPVYLPGLEELDLSFNYELQRYPASLSLSPSFSYLTSLRVLRIRGFVFQQLTKKDISPLIQLRYLEILDLGTNFIKMTNLRILTELKNIKIINLSDNKISSPSDGERPKESFGGETSVATPMVGAAQYSGGEDVHYFRYDEYARSCKYKNKEASSAMPVIKQQCIEFGKTLDLSRNNIFFLDPKFLNFSELRCLNLSGNAMSQSLNGSEFKFLKNLQYLDFSYNRLDLLYSTAFQELSNLTVLDISQNEHYFVSEGLTHMLNFTNNLPKLDKLFMNFNQISTSTNTEMESRSLSLLEFKGNRLDMLWRDGDTRYVNYFRKLVNLTVLDISSNNLNFIPSQAIKGFPTNLRELYLSKNVFKTFSWGDLMYLSELEILDLSENKLQTVPRELANCTRSIKKLVLHNNQISKLTPHFLRDAYGLKHLDLSFNEIQYIQQSSFPEDVLNHLDMLLLHGNKFMCSCKAVWFVMWINRTTVNIPRLATEVTCADPSDLRGSSVIYLSVEACQHSSLSIILYVFLTSTILGVLTLSISAHLYLWDVWYIYHFCLAKVKGYSRLSSQATAYDAFIVYDKKDRAVSDWVMEELQVQLEEQGDPPLQLCLEERDWLPGCPTIDNLCQSIQQSKKTVFVLTNKYIRSGNFRMAFYLAHQRLMDEKADVILLIFLEKVPQRSKYLRLRKRLYRRSLLEWPSNPKAQPYFWHCLRSAMVTDGHKQYSKLFQEIL from the coding sequence aTGACAGGCTCTGGGCCTCCCTCCAAGGTGCTCGTTGCCCTGGTCTTGTGGTGTGTCTCCTCGTGTGATGAAGCTGTGTGGTACCCCAAGAGCCTGCCCTGCGATGTGACCGCCAACAGGAGCACGGTGGTCGTGGACTGCACCGAGCGGGGCCTGAAAAAAATTCCACCTGGTATCCCGGGCAACGCCACCAACATCACGCTCACCATCAACCACATACCGGAAATCAAGACGGGCTCCTTCCAGGGGCTGTACGGCCTGGTGGAGATCGACCTGCGCTGCAACTGCGTGCCCATCAAGATCGGCCCCAAGGACCGCGTGTGCTCCAAGAGCGTGACCATCGAGGACCGGAGCTTCTGGCACCTGAGGAACCTGAAGTCGCTGTACCTGGACGGGAACCAGCTCTCCAGCATCCCCAGGGGCCTCCCGCCGAGCCTCACCCTGCTCAGCCTGGAGGTGAACAACATCCACACCATCCTCAGGGAGAACCTCTCCGAACTGACCAACATAGAGGTCCTCTATTTCGGCCAGAACTGTTACTATCGCAATCCGTGCAACGTCTCCTATTACATCGAGGAGGGCGCCTTCTCCCGCCTGCGCAATCTCACGGTCCTGTCTCTCAAGTCCAACAACATGTCGCACGTCCCCCATGACTTACCGGCCAGCCTCAAAGAGCTGTACctttacaacaacaacatcagGAGCATCGCCGCGGAAGACTTCCGGAATTTGACCGAGCTGGAGATTCTGGATCTGAGCGGGAACTGCCCGCGTTGTTACAACGCCCCTTTCCCTTGCACTCCGTGTCCCGGGAACGGCGAGCTGTTCGTTGACGCCGCCGCGTTTAAGAATCTGACGAAATTGAAAACGTTGCGCCTCCACAGCAATTCTCTCACGACGGTCAAATCGGAATGGTTTCAGGCCAAAGAAGGACTGCAGGTGCTGGACCTCTCGAGCAACTTTTTGGCGAGGCACATAACCAACACCACCTTCCCAGTGTATTTACCaggcctggaggagctggacctttCATTTAACTATGAGCTGCAGCGGTACCCTGCTTCGCTGAGTCTCAGCCCGAGCTTCTCCTACTTGACCTCTCTCCGCGTCCTCAGGATCAGAGGGTTCGTCTTCCAGCAGCTGACTAAGAAGGACATCAGCCCATTAATTCAGCTCCGTTACCTTGAAATCTTGGATCTGGGCACCAACTTCATAAAGATGACCAACCTCAGGATTCTGACCGAGCTcaagaacattaaaataataaacctttCTGACAACAAAATATCCTCCCCCTCTGACGGCGAACGTCCGAAGGAATCTTTTGGGGGGGAAACCTCAGTTGCCACGCCCATGGTTGGCGCTGCTCAGTACTCTGGCGGGGAAGATGTTCACTATTTTAGGTACGATGAATACGCACGCAGCTGCAAGTACAAGAACAAGGAGGCGAGCTCTGCGATGCCAGTCATCAAACAGCAGTGTATCGAGTTTGGGAAAACGCTGGACCTCAGCAGGAACAATATATTCTTCCTCGATCCCAAATTCTTAAACTTCTCAGAACTCAGATGTCTAAACCTCTCAGGAAATGCCATGAGCCAAAGTCTGAACGGCTCAGAATTcaaatttttgaaaaatctccaGTATCTGGACTTTTCGTATAATCGTCTGGACTTGCTCTATTCCACCGCTTTCCAGGAACTGAGTAATTTGACAGTTCTCGACATCAGTCAAAATGAACATTACTTCGTATCTGAGGGTCTTACTCACATGCTGAACTTCACAAATAATTTACCAAAGCTTGATAAGTTGTTCATGAACTTCAACCAAATTTCCACCTCAACAAACACGGAGATGGAGAGTCGTTCTCTTAGTTTGTTGGAGTTCAAAGGCAACCGGCTGGACATGTTATGGAGGGATGGAGACACAAGGTATGTAAACTACTTCAGAAAATTAGTCAACTTGACTGTTCTTGATATATCCAGCAACAACCTCAACTTCATCCCCTCACAGGCTATTAAGGGTTTCCCCACGAACCTCCGCGAGCTGTACCtgagcaaaaatgtatttaagacCTTCAGTTGGGGGGACCTAATGTACCTCTCTGAGTTAGAGATCTTGGACTTAAGCGAGAACAAGTTACAAACTGTTCCCCGAGAGCTTGCCAACTGCACCAGATCCATCAAAAAGCTGGTCTTACACAATAACCAAATATCAAAACTTACCCCACACTTCTTAAGAGACGCCTACGGTTTGAAACATCTGGACCTCAGTTTTAACGAAATCCAGTACATTCAACAGTCTAGTTTCCCAGAAGATGTTCTCAATCATCTGGATATGCTGCTCCTTCATGGAAACAAGTTCATGTGCTCCTGCAAGGCTGTTTGGTTTGTCATGTGGATCAACCGGACAACGGTGAACATCCCCAGGCTGGCGACTGAGGTCACCTGCGCTGATCCTAGTGACCTGAGAGGTTCCAGCGTCATTTACCTGAGCGTGGAGGCATGCCAGCACAGCTCTCTGTCCATAATTCTGTACGTCTTCCTCACCTCGACGATCCTCGGGGTTCTCACCTTGTCCATCTCTGCCCACCTGTACCTCTGGGACGTGTGGTACATCTACCACTTCTGCCTGGCAAAGGTCAAGGGCTACAGCCGACTGTCATCACAAGCCACCGCGTACGATGCCTTCATAGTATACGACAAGAAGGACCGGGCTGTGTCTGACTGGGTGATGGAGGAGCTCCAGGTCCAGCTGGAGGAGCAAGGGGACCCTCCTTTGCAGCTCTGTCTGGAGGAGCGTGATTGGCTCCCTGGGTGCCCGACCATCGACAACCTCTGCCAGAGCATCCAACAGAGCAAGAAGACCGTGTTCGTCCTCACAAACAAGTACATCCGCAGCGGGAACTTCAGGATGGCGTTTTACCTGGCCCACCAACGCCTCATGGACGAGAAGGCCGATGTCATTCTCCTGATCTTTCTGGAGAAGGTGCCTCAACGGTCCAAGTACCTCCGGCTTAGGAAGAGGCTGTATAGGAGATCTTTGTTGGAATGGCCATCAAATCCAAAAGCCCAGCCGTACTTCTGGCACTGTCTCAGGAGTGCTATGGTTACAGATGGTCACAAGCAGTACAGCAAACTCTTCCAAGAGATTCTTTAA
- the tlr7 gene encoding toll-like receptor 7 isoform X2 encodes MMTGSGPPSKVLVALVLWCVSSCDEAVWYPKSLPCDVTANRSTVVVDCTERGLKKIPPGIPGNATNITLTINHIPEIKTGSFQGLYGLVEIDLRCNCVPIKIGPKDRVCSKSVTIEDRSFWHLRNLKSLYLDGNQLSSIPRGLPPSLTLLSLEVNNIHTILRENLSELTNIEVLYFGQNCYYRNPCNVSYYIEEGAFSRLRNLTVLSLKSNNMSHVPHDLPASLKELYLYNNNIRSIAAEDFRNLTELEILDLSGNCPRCYNAPFPCTPCPGNGELFVDAAAFKNLTKLKTLRLHSNSLTTVKSEWFQAKEGLQVLDLSSNFLARHITNTTFPVYLPGLEELDLSFNYELQRYPASLSLSPSFSYLTSLRVLRIRGFVFQQLTKKDISPLIQLRYLEILDLGTNFIKMTNLRILTELKNIKIINLSDNKISSPSDGERPKESFGGETSVATPMVGAAQYSGGEDVHYFRYDEYARSCKYKNKEASSAMPVIKQQCIEFGKTLDLSRNNIFFLDPKFLNFSELRCLNLSGNAMSQSLNGSEFKFLKNLQYLDFSYNRLDLLYSTAFQELSNLTVLDISQNEHYFVSEGLTHMLNFTNNLPKLDKLFMNFNQISTSTNTEMESRSLSLLEFKGNRLDMLWRDGDTRYVNYFRKLVNLTVLDISSNNLNFIPSQAIKGFPTNLRELYLSKNVFKTFSWGDLMYLSELEILDLSENKLQTVPRELANCTRSIKKLVLHNNQISKLTPHFLRDAYGLKHLDLSFNEIQYIQQSSFPEDVLNHLDMLLLHGNKFMCSCKAVWFVMWINRTTVNIPRLATEVTCADPSDLRGSSVIYLSVEACQHSSLSIILYVFLTSTILGVLTLSISAHLYLWDVWYIYHFCLAKVKGYSRLSSQATAYDAFIVYDKKDRAVSDWVMEELQVQLEEQGDPPLQLCLEERDWLPGCPTIDNLCQSIQQSKKTVFVLTNKYIRSGNFRMAFYLAHQRLMDEKADVILLIFLEKVPQRSKYLRLRKRLYRRSLLEWPSNPKAQPYFWHCLRSAMVTDGHKQYSKLFQEIL; translated from the exons ATG aTGACAGGCTCTGGGCCTCCCTCCAAGGTGCTCGTTGCCCTGGTCTTGTGGTGTGTCTCCTCGTGTGATGAAGCTGTGTGGTACCCCAAGAGCCTGCCCTGCGATGTGACCGCCAACAGGAGCACGGTGGTCGTGGACTGCACCGAGCGGGGCCTGAAAAAAATTCCACCTGGTATCCCGGGCAACGCCACCAACATCACGCTCACCATCAACCACATACCGGAAATCAAGACGGGCTCCTTCCAGGGGCTGTACGGCCTGGTGGAGATCGACCTGCGCTGCAACTGCGTGCCCATCAAGATCGGCCCCAAGGACCGCGTGTGCTCCAAGAGCGTGACCATCGAGGACCGGAGCTTCTGGCACCTGAGGAACCTGAAGTCGCTGTACCTGGACGGGAACCAGCTCTCCAGCATCCCCAGGGGCCTCCCGCCGAGCCTCACCCTGCTCAGCCTGGAGGTGAACAACATCCACACCATCCTCAGGGAGAACCTCTCCGAACTGACCAACATAGAGGTCCTCTATTTCGGCCAGAACTGTTACTATCGCAATCCGTGCAACGTCTCCTATTACATCGAGGAGGGCGCCTTCTCCCGCCTGCGCAATCTCACGGTCCTGTCTCTCAAGTCCAACAACATGTCGCACGTCCCCCATGACTTACCGGCCAGCCTCAAAGAGCTGTACctttacaacaacaacatcagGAGCATCGCCGCGGAAGACTTCCGGAATTTGACCGAGCTGGAGATTCTGGATCTGAGCGGGAACTGCCCGCGTTGTTACAACGCCCCTTTCCCTTGCACTCCGTGTCCCGGGAACGGCGAGCTGTTCGTTGACGCCGCCGCGTTTAAGAATCTGACGAAATTGAAAACGTTGCGCCTCCACAGCAATTCTCTCACGACGGTCAAATCGGAATGGTTTCAGGCCAAAGAAGGACTGCAGGTGCTGGACCTCTCGAGCAACTTTTTGGCGAGGCACATAACCAACACCACCTTCCCAGTGTATTTACCaggcctggaggagctggacctttCATTTAACTATGAGCTGCAGCGGTACCCTGCTTCGCTGAGTCTCAGCCCGAGCTTCTCCTACTTGACCTCTCTCCGCGTCCTCAGGATCAGAGGGTTCGTCTTCCAGCAGCTGACTAAGAAGGACATCAGCCCATTAATTCAGCTCCGTTACCTTGAAATCTTGGATCTGGGCACCAACTTCATAAAGATGACCAACCTCAGGATTCTGACCGAGCTcaagaacattaaaataataaacctttCTGACAACAAAATATCCTCCCCCTCTGACGGCGAACGTCCGAAGGAATCTTTTGGGGGGGAAACCTCAGTTGCCACGCCCATGGTTGGCGCTGCTCAGTACTCTGGCGGGGAAGATGTTCACTATTTTAGGTACGATGAATACGCACGCAGCTGCAAGTACAAGAACAAGGAGGCGAGCTCTGCGATGCCAGTCATCAAACAGCAGTGTATCGAGTTTGGGAAAACGCTGGACCTCAGCAGGAACAATATATTCTTCCTCGATCCCAAATTCTTAAACTTCTCAGAACTCAGATGTCTAAACCTCTCAGGAAATGCCATGAGCCAAAGTCTGAACGGCTCAGAATTcaaatttttgaaaaatctccaGTATCTGGACTTTTCGTATAATCGTCTGGACTTGCTCTATTCCACCGCTTTCCAGGAACTGAGTAATTTGACAGTTCTCGACATCAGTCAAAATGAACATTACTTCGTATCTGAGGGTCTTACTCACATGCTGAACTTCACAAATAATTTACCAAAGCTTGATAAGTTGTTCATGAACTTCAACCAAATTTCCACCTCAACAAACACGGAGATGGAGAGTCGTTCTCTTAGTTTGTTGGAGTTCAAAGGCAACCGGCTGGACATGTTATGGAGGGATGGAGACACAAGGTATGTAAACTACTTCAGAAAATTAGTCAACTTGACTGTTCTTGATATATCCAGCAACAACCTCAACTTCATCCCCTCACAGGCTATTAAGGGTTTCCCCACGAACCTCCGCGAGCTGTACCtgagcaaaaatgtatttaagacCTTCAGTTGGGGGGACCTAATGTACCTCTCTGAGTTAGAGATCTTGGACTTAAGCGAGAACAAGTTACAAACTGTTCCCCGAGAGCTTGCCAACTGCACCAGATCCATCAAAAAGCTGGTCTTACACAATAACCAAATATCAAAACTTACCCCACACTTCTTAAGAGACGCCTACGGTTTGAAACATCTGGACCTCAGTTTTAACGAAATCCAGTACATTCAACAGTCTAGTTTCCCAGAAGATGTTCTCAATCATCTGGATATGCTGCTCCTTCATGGAAACAAGTTCATGTGCTCCTGCAAGGCTGTTTGGTTTGTCATGTGGATCAACCGGACAACGGTGAACATCCCCAGGCTGGCGACTGAGGTCACCTGCGCTGATCCTAGTGACCTGAGAGGTTCCAGCGTCATTTACCTGAGCGTGGAGGCATGCCAGCACAGCTCTCTGTCCATAATTCTGTACGTCTTCCTCACCTCGACGATCCTCGGGGTTCTCACCTTGTCCATCTCTGCCCACCTGTACCTCTGGGACGTGTGGTACATCTACCACTTCTGCCTGGCAAAGGTCAAGGGCTACAGCCGACTGTCATCACAAGCCACCGCGTACGATGCCTTCATAGTATACGACAAGAAGGACCGGGCTGTGTCTGACTGGGTGATGGAGGAGCTCCAGGTCCAGCTGGAGGAGCAAGGGGACCCTCCTTTGCAGCTCTGTCTGGAGGAGCGTGATTGGCTCCCTGGGTGCCCGACCATCGACAACCTCTGCCAGAGCATCCAACAGAGCAAGAAGACCGTGTTCGTCCTCACAAACAAGTACATCCGCAGCGGGAACTTCAGGATGGCGTTTTACCTGGCCCACCAACGCCTCATGGACGAGAAGGCCGATGTCATTCTCCTGATCTTTCTGGAGAAGGTGCCTCAACGGTCCAAGTACCTCCGGCTTAGGAAGAGGCTGTATAGGAGATCTTTGTTGGAATGGCCATCAAATCCAAAAGCCCAGCCGTACTTCTGGCACTGTCTCAGGAGTGCTATGGTTACAGATGGTCACAAGCAGTACAGCAAACTCTTCCAAGAGATTCTTTAA
- the tlr7 gene encoding toll-like receptor 7 isoform X1 translates to MVSINCENSLFWMTGSGPPSKVLVALVLWCVSSCDEAVWYPKSLPCDVTANRSTVVVDCTERGLKKIPPGIPGNATNITLTINHIPEIKTGSFQGLYGLVEIDLRCNCVPIKIGPKDRVCSKSVTIEDRSFWHLRNLKSLYLDGNQLSSIPRGLPPSLTLLSLEVNNIHTILRENLSELTNIEVLYFGQNCYYRNPCNVSYYIEEGAFSRLRNLTVLSLKSNNMSHVPHDLPASLKELYLYNNNIRSIAAEDFRNLTELEILDLSGNCPRCYNAPFPCTPCPGNGELFVDAAAFKNLTKLKTLRLHSNSLTTVKSEWFQAKEGLQVLDLSSNFLARHITNTTFPVYLPGLEELDLSFNYELQRYPASLSLSPSFSYLTSLRVLRIRGFVFQQLTKKDISPLIQLRYLEILDLGTNFIKMTNLRILTELKNIKIINLSDNKISSPSDGERPKESFGGETSVATPMVGAAQYSGGEDVHYFRYDEYARSCKYKNKEASSAMPVIKQQCIEFGKTLDLSRNNIFFLDPKFLNFSELRCLNLSGNAMSQSLNGSEFKFLKNLQYLDFSYNRLDLLYSTAFQELSNLTVLDISQNEHYFVSEGLTHMLNFTNNLPKLDKLFMNFNQISTSTNTEMESRSLSLLEFKGNRLDMLWRDGDTRYVNYFRKLVNLTVLDISSNNLNFIPSQAIKGFPTNLRELYLSKNVFKTFSWGDLMYLSELEILDLSENKLQTVPRELANCTRSIKKLVLHNNQISKLTPHFLRDAYGLKHLDLSFNEIQYIQQSSFPEDVLNHLDMLLLHGNKFMCSCKAVWFVMWINRTTVNIPRLATEVTCADPSDLRGSSVIYLSVEACQHSSLSIILYVFLTSTILGVLTLSISAHLYLWDVWYIYHFCLAKVKGYSRLSSQATAYDAFIVYDKKDRAVSDWVMEELQVQLEEQGDPPLQLCLEERDWLPGCPTIDNLCQSIQQSKKTVFVLTNKYIRSGNFRMAFYLAHQRLMDEKADVILLIFLEKVPQRSKYLRLRKRLYRRSLLEWPSNPKAQPYFWHCLRSAMVTDGHKQYSKLFQEIL, encoded by the exons ATGGTGAGTATCAACTGTGAAAATTCTCTGTTCTGG aTGACAGGCTCTGGGCCTCCCTCCAAGGTGCTCGTTGCCCTGGTCTTGTGGTGTGTCTCCTCGTGTGATGAAGCTGTGTGGTACCCCAAGAGCCTGCCCTGCGATGTGACCGCCAACAGGAGCACGGTGGTCGTGGACTGCACCGAGCGGGGCCTGAAAAAAATTCCACCTGGTATCCCGGGCAACGCCACCAACATCACGCTCACCATCAACCACATACCGGAAATCAAGACGGGCTCCTTCCAGGGGCTGTACGGCCTGGTGGAGATCGACCTGCGCTGCAACTGCGTGCCCATCAAGATCGGCCCCAAGGACCGCGTGTGCTCCAAGAGCGTGACCATCGAGGACCGGAGCTTCTGGCACCTGAGGAACCTGAAGTCGCTGTACCTGGACGGGAACCAGCTCTCCAGCATCCCCAGGGGCCTCCCGCCGAGCCTCACCCTGCTCAGCCTGGAGGTGAACAACATCCACACCATCCTCAGGGAGAACCTCTCCGAACTGACCAACATAGAGGTCCTCTATTTCGGCCAGAACTGTTACTATCGCAATCCGTGCAACGTCTCCTATTACATCGAGGAGGGCGCCTTCTCCCGCCTGCGCAATCTCACGGTCCTGTCTCTCAAGTCCAACAACATGTCGCACGTCCCCCATGACTTACCGGCCAGCCTCAAAGAGCTGTACctttacaacaacaacatcagGAGCATCGCCGCGGAAGACTTCCGGAATTTGACCGAGCTGGAGATTCTGGATCTGAGCGGGAACTGCCCGCGTTGTTACAACGCCCCTTTCCCTTGCACTCCGTGTCCCGGGAACGGCGAGCTGTTCGTTGACGCCGCCGCGTTTAAGAATCTGACGAAATTGAAAACGTTGCGCCTCCACAGCAATTCTCTCACGACGGTCAAATCGGAATGGTTTCAGGCCAAAGAAGGACTGCAGGTGCTGGACCTCTCGAGCAACTTTTTGGCGAGGCACATAACCAACACCACCTTCCCAGTGTATTTACCaggcctggaggagctggacctttCATTTAACTATGAGCTGCAGCGGTACCCTGCTTCGCTGAGTCTCAGCCCGAGCTTCTCCTACTTGACCTCTCTCCGCGTCCTCAGGATCAGAGGGTTCGTCTTCCAGCAGCTGACTAAGAAGGACATCAGCCCATTAATTCAGCTCCGTTACCTTGAAATCTTGGATCTGGGCACCAACTTCATAAAGATGACCAACCTCAGGATTCTGACCGAGCTcaagaacattaaaataataaacctttCTGACAACAAAATATCCTCCCCCTCTGACGGCGAACGTCCGAAGGAATCTTTTGGGGGGGAAACCTCAGTTGCCACGCCCATGGTTGGCGCTGCTCAGTACTCTGGCGGGGAAGATGTTCACTATTTTAGGTACGATGAATACGCACGCAGCTGCAAGTACAAGAACAAGGAGGCGAGCTCTGCGATGCCAGTCATCAAACAGCAGTGTATCGAGTTTGGGAAAACGCTGGACCTCAGCAGGAACAATATATTCTTCCTCGATCCCAAATTCTTAAACTTCTCAGAACTCAGATGTCTAAACCTCTCAGGAAATGCCATGAGCCAAAGTCTGAACGGCTCAGAATTcaaatttttgaaaaatctccaGTATCTGGACTTTTCGTATAATCGTCTGGACTTGCTCTATTCCACCGCTTTCCAGGAACTGAGTAATTTGACAGTTCTCGACATCAGTCAAAATGAACATTACTTCGTATCTGAGGGTCTTACTCACATGCTGAACTTCACAAATAATTTACCAAAGCTTGATAAGTTGTTCATGAACTTCAACCAAATTTCCACCTCAACAAACACGGAGATGGAGAGTCGTTCTCTTAGTTTGTTGGAGTTCAAAGGCAACCGGCTGGACATGTTATGGAGGGATGGAGACACAAGGTATGTAAACTACTTCAGAAAATTAGTCAACTTGACTGTTCTTGATATATCCAGCAACAACCTCAACTTCATCCCCTCACAGGCTATTAAGGGTTTCCCCACGAACCTCCGCGAGCTGTACCtgagcaaaaatgtatttaagacCTTCAGTTGGGGGGACCTAATGTACCTCTCTGAGTTAGAGATCTTGGACTTAAGCGAGAACAAGTTACAAACTGTTCCCCGAGAGCTTGCCAACTGCACCAGATCCATCAAAAAGCTGGTCTTACACAATAACCAAATATCAAAACTTACCCCACACTTCTTAAGAGACGCCTACGGTTTGAAACATCTGGACCTCAGTTTTAACGAAATCCAGTACATTCAACAGTCTAGTTTCCCAGAAGATGTTCTCAATCATCTGGATATGCTGCTCCTTCATGGAAACAAGTTCATGTGCTCCTGCAAGGCTGTTTGGTTTGTCATGTGGATCAACCGGACAACGGTGAACATCCCCAGGCTGGCGACTGAGGTCACCTGCGCTGATCCTAGTGACCTGAGAGGTTCCAGCGTCATTTACCTGAGCGTGGAGGCATGCCAGCACAGCTCTCTGTCCATAATTCTGTACGTCTTCCTCACCTCGACGATCCTCGGGGTTCTCACCTTGTCCATCTCTGCCCACCTGTACCTCTGGGACGTGTGGTACATCTACCACTTCTGCCTGGCAAAGGTCAAGGGCTACAGCCGACTGTCATCACAAGCCACCGCGTACGATGCCTTCATAGTATACGACAAGAAGGACCGGGCTGTGTCTGACTGGGTGATGGAGGAGCTCCAGGTCCAGCTGGAGGAGCAAGGGGACCCTCCTTTGCAGCTCTGTCTGGAGGAGCGTGATTGGCTCCCTGGGTGCCCGACCATCGACAACCTCTGCCAGAGCATCCAACAGAGCAAGAAGACCGTGTTCGTCCTCACAAACAAGTACATCCGCAGCGGGAACTTCAGGATGGCGTTTTACCTGGCCCACCAACGCCTCATGGACGAGAAGGCCGATGTCATTCTCCTGATCTTTCTGGAGAAGGTGCCTCAACGGTCCAAGTACCTCCGGCTTAGGAAGAGGCTGTATAGGAGATCTTTGTTGGAATGGCCATCAAATCCAAAAGCCCAGCCGTACTTCTGGCACTGTCTCAGGAGTGCTATGGTTACAGATGGTCACAAGCAGTACAGCAAACTCTTCCAAGAGATTCTTTAA